The Halotia branconii CENA392 region TAATACCGTTTCACTTTAAAATTAATACAAATAGGCAGCAGAGGAGCAGGGGAAAGAATTAAAGACTAATCATCTGTTTCAAATATTTCGTGAAATGGTATAAGGTGCAGCCGACGCACCAGAAGAGGCATTAGTAAAAAAAAGTCTGAGCAGCAAAGTTGCTGCTCAGAACTTTAAAATATTAAGCTAAAAGGTGTTTGGGAATGTTGAGGTTTGATGTTGGGTTTCGCTTACGCTCAACCCAACCTACTCAGGGAAAATGGTAAACTTAGTATCCGCCTTCCTCTTCATATTCTGGCTGCCTTTCCTTGACTTTTTTAGGAATATTCACTGGTTGTGGCGGTGTATCTTCCCAAGCATCACTTTCTAGGTCATCATAATCGTCGTATTCATCAACGTAAGCCTTGGGTTCATACTTGGGCGGTTCTTGATACCTATCACTACCTGTAGCCTCGCTCCAGTTATCTTCCTCGTCTTCTTCGTATTGAATGGATTCGTACTGTCGCGCTCTCATTACCTCGCGCCGTGGTCTTTCTTCTTCCACATAGTCTTCAGTCCATTCTTCTTCCCGTGCTATGGGTTCGGGGGTACGAACTCTGGGTTGAGGTGGCTGTAATGGTACGCCACTGGGTAGTTGATTAGATGCTGGAGTGGTGCGAGGAGCGCTATAGCCAAATTCCTCTTCCATATCACGCTCCCAGGGGGCTTTACCAATACCCAAGCGTTCCAGTACACCAACAGTTAACTGATTGACTCTTTCTTCGGCTCCTTCAAACACAATCAACCGACTAGGGCCTGTGCTGACGATTTCATCCACCGAAAATTCGTAGGTACTGAGAAACTGGTCAGGAATTTGGGGTAATCCTAAAGAAGCGATCGCTATAGATTCTAGCTTACCTGTTTCGCCGTTAAATTTGAAGCCCCTGACTCTGCCTAGTACTTCACCTGTTTCTGTGATTACTTCCCAGTTAATCAGGTTACTGAGGGTGTCAACTTCAATATCTTCGATAACATCTTCATTATCAACCAGGATGACATCCCCGATTTGGTTGACGTTGTTGAGGTACATATAGCGTGGTAGACCAGAAATAGAGATCAGGCTGTCTCGTAAGCCAAGAGCCACAACCTCTCTTTGATCTATATCAACCCAAATTTGATTGACAATACCTAGCCGCTTACCGTTGTCACGGGTAATTACCTGGGTGTTTAATATGTCGGAACGCCTAATTATCTGTTCAGAGGTCATTCTATACCGAGTCCTGATCTCGAATCCGGTTTATCTATACACTATTATTAACAAAAACTCAAGCAGATGTATTCGAGGATTGTAACTTAATTCCCAAAACTTGGGTATAAGCTCCCCGTGCTTGAGTAACGCCAATTGTGCGTTCGGCTGATTCTATCATCGGACGACGCAAACTCACAACAATAAATTGAGCTTGTTGTGCCTGTTGTTTAATCATTTTAGCTAATCGCTCTACGTTTGCCCCGTCTAAAAACATATCGACTTCGTCAAAGGCATAAAATGGCGATGGGCGATAACGTTGCAAAGAAAAAATAAAACTCAAGGCTGTGAGGGATTTTTCTCCCCCAGACATGGAAGCTAAACGTTGTACAGGTTTACCTTTGGGATGAGCGACTAAATTTAAGCCGCTACTAAAAGGATCTTCAGGATTTTCGAGTTGCAGGTAGCCATCACCGTCGGAAAGGGTGGCAAAAATCGATTGAAAGTTTTCATTGACAGCATCAAAGGCTTCTTTAAAAGCAAGTTGTCGCAATGTAGTAAAGTTTTCAATCCGTAAAAGTAATTCGGTACGCTCTGCTTCTAATGTTTCCAGCTTTTGCGTTAATTCTTCGAGGCGGTTTTGGGTGCGTTCGTATTCTTCCAAGGCCAGCATATTTACGGGTTCCATCGCCTGCAAGCGTTTGGAAAGCGATCGCAATTCTTTTTGTAATTCTTCTAAATCTACTTGATCTGGCACTTCTGGCAGAGGATTGGGCAATTCTGCACCAACATCGCGCAGCTGATTTTGCAAAGCAATTAATTCATCTCGCCGCTTTTGTTGGCTTTCTTGAAGTTTTTCGATTTCCCATTCCAGTTGTTGTTGACGCAAAAGATGCGATCGCACTTCTTGTTCCATTGCATCGCGTTTATGTTTCTCTTCGCCCAGGCTTTGCTCCATTTGGCTCAAATTGGCGCGAGTTGCAGCAATTTGATTATTAAACGCCTCAACAGTATTCTTCAGTTCGCTGAGTTGATTTTGCTGCGTTTGTTGCTGCTGCTGATATTGAACAATTCGCGCATCGGCTTCTTGGATGCGTTCTTGCAACCGTTGCTGCTGATTTTCCAAATTTTTTAATCTTTGCTCGGCTTCCCGTAAAGCTGCTTCCCGCTGTTGTAATTGTTGCTCTTGGGTTTTAATTGTCCCTTGGATTTGTTGCCATTCACTAGGGGTTTGGGATGCTTCCAACTCTGCTAAAGCGTGTCGTAGTTGTTGTAATTGAGTTTCTTGTCCTGGTAATTCCTGTTCTAAAACTTGTAGACGAGATTGAGCCGTGGCAAACTTTTCGCTATTTTGCTCAAGTTGCGATCGCGTCCCTGATAACTGCGCTGTTAATCCCTTAATCTCTTTTTGTAACTGCTCCAACTGTAACTGCTGCTCTCGCCTGGCTTGGCGCGCTTCTGTGAGTTCTTGGGTGAATTTTTTTGTCTTGGCTGACAAAGAAGCGATCGCTTCCTGACATCGAGTTAAAATTCGCTCAATATCCACTAAGCGATTTCGCAAATTAATTACTTCATCTGATTCTGTCGCTTCGCCTCTGCCAAACCGCAATGCTGAACGCTGGTTACTGCTACCACCAGTCATTGCCCCGCTAGTTTCTAATAATTCCCCGTCTAAAGTGACAATGCGATACAGTCCTAAATTTTTACGCGCCGTTTCCAGATTGGCAAAAACTACCGTGTTGCCAAAAACGTAACTAAAAATATCTTTATAGCGGCGATCGCAATCAATTAAATTAACAGCATAGTTAACAAA contains the following coding sequences:
- a CDS encoding PRC-barrel domain-containing protein, giving the protein MTSEQIIRRSDILNTQVITRDNGKRLGIVNQIWVDIDQREVVALGLRDSLISISGLPRYMYLNNVNQIGDVILVDNEDVIEDIEVDTLSNLINWEVITETGEVLGRVRGFKFNGETGKLESIAIASLGLPQIPDQFLSTYEFSVDEIVSTGPSRLIVFEGAEERVNQLTVGVLERLGIGKAPWERDMEEEFGYSAPRTTPASNQLPSGVPLQPPQPRVRTPEPIAREEEWTEDYVEEERPRREVMRARQYESIQYEEDEEDNWSEATGSDRYQEPPKYEPKAYVDEYDDYDDLESDAWEDTPPQPVNIPKKVKERQPEYEEEGGY